Within Gammaproteobacteria bacterium, the genomic segment AAGACCGGCACAAACTCCCGTTGACCGCCGGATTTCCCCCCGGCCCCACCGGGCAGTTGCACCGAATGGGTGGCGTCGAACACCACCGGGCAGGCCGTCTCGCGCATCACCGCCAGGGCGCGCATGTCTGAAACCAGATTATTGTAGCCGAAAGTATAGCCCCGCTCGCAGACCATAAGCTGCCGGTTGCCGGTGACGCGGGCTTTTTCCACCACGTGGCGCATATCCCAGGGGGAGAGAAACTGGCCTTTTTTGATGTTGACCGGCTTGCCGGCGCGGGCCACGTTTTGGATGAAATTGGTCTGGCGACAGAGGAAGGCCGGGGTTTGCAGCACGTCCACCACGGCGGCCACTTCGTCCAGGGGCGTGTCTTCGTGCACGTCGGTGAGGACGGGCACACCGATGTCCCGTTTTACCGTCTCCAGAATGCGCAGGCCCTCATCCAGGCCGGGACCGCGAAAGCTGCCGGCGGAAGTACGGTTGGCCTTGTCAAAGGAGGATTTGTAAATGAAAGGGATACCGAGACGGCTGGTGATTTCCTTCAAACGGCCGGCGCTGTCCAGGGCCAGGCCCTCCCCTTCGATGACACAGGGACCGGCAATGAGAAAGAGGGGCTGGTCCAGGCCCACGCTGAATCCGCAAAGTTGCATGCTCTTGGCCCTATTGAGTGACCGCCGCGTGCTTGGCACGGGCCGCCCGGATGAAGCTGATGAACAGCGGATGACCGTCGCGGGGGGTGGATTTGAATTCCGGATGAAACTGACAGGCCACGAACCAGGGGTGGTCCGCCAGCTCTATCATCTCCACCAGTTTGCCGTCCGCCGAGCGGCCGGCCACCACCAGCCCGGCGCCCGTCAAGGCGTCCAGAAACTGATTGTTGAACTCATAGCGGTGACGATGGCGTTCGGACACCACGTCTTGACCGTAGGCCTCACGGGCATGGGTGCCCACCGCCAACCGGCAGGGCTGGGCGCCCAGACGCATGGTGCCACCCAGGTCGGACTCGCTGCTGCGCCGCTCCACCTCACCCTCCGGCGTGGTCCATTCAGTGATAAGGGCGATGACCGGATACGGGCTGTTGGGATTGAATTCTGTGCTGTGGGCACCGTTCAGACCGGCCACGTTGCGGGCAAACTCAATAACGGCCACGTGCATCCCCAGGCAAATGCCCAAATACGGAATGCCGTGCACACGGGCATATTCCACCGCCAGAATCTTGCCCTCGATACCGCGCTCGCCGAAGCCGCCCGGCACCAGGATGGCATCAATCCCGGCCAGGGGCTCCGGACCGCCTTTTTCCAGCTCCTCCGCGTCCACGTAGTGGATGTGGACCTTGGTGTGTGTGTGCACGCCGGCGTGAATCAAAGCCTCTGACAGGGACTTGTAAGACTCGGTGAGGCTGACGTATTTGCCCACCATGGCCACATTGATCTCCCCCTCGGGATGCTCCATGGCCTCGACCACGCGCTGCCACTCGCCAAGGTCCGCCTCGCCCACCTCAAGCCGCAGACGCTTGGTGACGATGGCATCGAGGCCTTCGGCATGCAGCAACATGGGAATTTTGTAGATATTGTCCGCGTCCACCGCGGAGATGACCGCGTCTTCGTGCACATTGGTGAACAAAGCTATTTTACGCCGCTCCTCGGGCGGCAGCGGGCGGTCAGTGCGGCACATGACCACATCCGGCTGAATGCCAATGGAACGCAGCTCCGCCACCGAGTGTTGCGTGGGCTTGGTTTTCAGCTCGCCGGACACGGCAATGTATGGCACCAGGGTGAGATGGATGTAAAGGGTGCGCTCGCGACCGAGTTCCACACCCATCTGGCGGATGGCCTCCAGAAACGGCAGGGACTCGATGTCGCCCACCGTGCCGCCGATTTCCACCAGGGCCACTTCAGCCCCCTGGGCCCCGCCCATGATGCAGCGCTTGATCTCGTCAGTGATGTGGGGAATGACCTGCACGGTTCCCCCCAGGTACTCGCCGCGCCGCTCCTTGCGGATCACGCTTTCGTAGATCTGGCCGGTGGTGAAATTGTTGGCCTTGCCCATGCGGGTGCGCACGAAACGCTCATAGTGACCCAGATCCAAATCGGTTTCCGCCCCGTCGTCGGTGACATAGACCTCACCGTGCTGGAACGGGCTCATGGTGCCGGGATCCACGTTGATATAGGGATCCAGCTTCAGCAGGGTCACTTTCAGGCCGCGCGCCTCTAAAATCGCGCCCAAAGAGGCCGAGGCAATGCCCTTGCCCAGCGACGAGACCACCCCGCCGGTGACAAAAATAAACTTGGTCATGGATGGATCCGGAAAAGCTGCGGGCCAATGAACGTAAAGATGGGCGCCCAAAGTATCAAATTGTGGCCGACTTCACAACGGACGCCGCACCGCGGCGCCATATGCCTGACTGTCAAAACCTGATACAAATCATGTGAAAAACGCGATGCGGAAAAATATTCCGCTTTTTGGTACCAGCCCGCGGGCTATCGCCACCCTCGGCAAAGGGATAAAATGGCTGAACTACCCTGTGGTAGACAACAACAATCAGACATACCACCTGTCTCGTATCCGAACAATAATTCACAAGGAGTCAATCCGTGACACAAGCAAAAGACTTGTTCGACATAATAAGCCCCCTTGTGGCTTACAATGAAAAAGACTGGGACGTTCTAGCCGGCGAAGCCGGGCAAATCTCCACCTGGGTGCCGGACTTGGTCGACGTTTTTTACAACACCCTCTACGGCCACGATTCCACGAAAACCATTTTCCAGGATGGAGAACGGCCAAAACTGGAGAAAACCCTGCAAGACTGGGTGGCCTCGCTGGTCAGCGGCCCCAAGGGGGCTGATTTCTGGGACCACCAGTGGGTCATCGCACTATTGCATGTCAGACGGGGCGTCAGAAACCTCTACATGCTGGGCATGATGAACCGCATCCAGCAGGTGTTTTTGGCCAAATGCGTGGAAACTTATGACAAAGACAAA encodes:
- a CDS encoding 3-deoxy-8-phosphooctulonate synthase, translating into MQLCGFSVGLDQPLFLIAGPCVIEGEGLALDSAGRLKEITSRLGIPFIYKSSFDKANRTSAGSFRGPGLDEGLRILETVKRDIGVPVLTDVHEDTPLDEVAAVVDVLQTPAFLCRQTNFIQNVARAGKPVNIKKGQFLSPWDMRHVVEKARVTGNRQLMVCERGYTFGYNNLVSDMRALAVMRETACPVVFDATHSVQLPGGAGGKSGGQREFVPVLARAAVAAGVAGVFMETHPDPERALSDGPNAWPLHRMGALLGILKEIDHGVKSRGLVELT
- a CDS encoding CTP synthase — protein: MTKFIFVTGGVVSSLGKGIASASLGAILEARGLKVTLLKLDPYINVDPGTMSPFQHGEVYVTDDGAETDLDLGHYERFVRTRMGKANNFTTGQIYESVIRKERRGEYLGGTVQVIPHITDEIKRCIMGGAQGAEVALVEIGGTVGDIESLPFLEAIRQMGVELGRERTLYIHLTLVPYIAVSGELKTKPTQHSVAELRSIGIQPDVVMCRTDRPLPPEERRKIALFTNVHEDAVISAVDADNIYKIPMLLHAEGLDAIVTKRLRLEVGEADLGEWQRVVEAMEHPEGEINVAMVGKYVSLTESYKSLSEALIHAGVHTHTKVHIHYVDAEELEKGGPEPLAGIDAILVPGGFGERGIEGKILAVEYARVHGIPYLGICLGMHVAVIEFARNVAGLNGAHSTEFNPNSPYPVIALITEWTTPEGEVERRSSESDLGGTMRLGAQPCRLAVGTHAREAYGQDVVSERHRHRYEFNNQFLDALTGAGLVVAGRSADGKLVEMIELADHPWFVACQFHPEFKSTPRDGHPLFISFIRAARAKHAAVTQ